Proteins encoded together in one Eublepharis macularius isolate TG4126 chromosome 2, MPM_Emac_v1.0, whole genome shotgun sequence window:
- the GMPPA gene encoding mannose-1-phosphate guanyltransferase alpha, which yields MLKAVVLIGGPQKGTRFRPLSFEVPKPLFPVAGVPMIQHHIEACTKVPNMKEILLIGFYQPNEALSRFLVSAQQEFKIPIRYLQEYAALGTGGGIYHFRDQILSGSPEAFFVLNADVCSEFPLEEMLTFHRLRGNPETFLMLGTTANRKQSLNYGCIVANADSHEVLHYVEKPSTFVSELINCGIYLFTPAIFRHIGAVFQRNQQELLLEENANGWQRAEAIRLEQDVFTALAGQGRLFAYKTEGFWSQIKSAGSAIYASRLYLSCYSQCHPERLAQNRTGGPTIRGNVYIHPTASVDSTAVLGPNVSIGKGVTIGAGVRVRESIILHGASLQDHTCVLNSIVGWDSTIGRWARVEGTPSDPNPNDPYAKIDSETLFRDGRLTPSITILGCNVTIPAEVVILNSIVLPHKELSRSFKNQIIL from the exons ATGCTGAAAGCCGTGGTCCTCATTGGGGGCCCCCAAAAAG GGACTCGCTTCCGGCCCTTGTCTTTTGAAGTACCCAAGCCCCTATTTCCTGTAGCAGGGGTGCCTATGATTCAGCACCACATTGAGGCATGCACTAAG GTTCCTAACATGAAGGAGATTCTCCTGATTGGGTTCTATCAGCCCAACGAAGCCCTCAGCCGCTTCTTGGTGTCAGCCCAGCAAGAGTTCAAGATTCCCATCAG GTATCTACAAGAATATGCAGCTCTTGGCACGGGTGGTGGCATCTACCACTTCCGGGACCAGATCCTCTCGGGTAGCCCTGAGGCCTTCTTTGTGCTGAACGCTGATGTCTGTTCCGAATTCCCTCTAGAAGAGATGCTAACCTTCCACCGGCTGCGTGGCAATCCCGAGACCTTCCTCATGCTAGGCACTACG GCCAACAGAAAGCAGTCTCTGAACTATGGCTGTATCGTGGCTAATGCTGACTCTCATGAG GTCCTGCACTATGTGGAGAAGCCCAGCACTTTTGTTAGCGAGCTCATCAACTGTGGCATCTACTTGTTCACGCCTGCCATCTTCCGGCACATCGGTGCCGTCTTCCAGCGTAACCAGCAGGAGCTGCTTCT AGAGGAGAATGCCAATGGCTGGCAGCGAGCGGAGGCCATCAGATTGGAGCAGGATGTGTTCACAGCACTTGCTGGGCAGGGACGCCTCTTTGCTTACAAAACAGAAGGTTTCTGGAGCCAGATCAAGTCTGCTGG GTCTGCCATCTATGCCAGCCGCCTGTACCTGAGCTGCTACAGCCAGTGCCATCCTGAGAGACTTGCCCAGAACCGTACTGGTGGGCCCACTATCCGAG GGAATGTCTACATCCACCCAACAGCCTCTGTGGATTCAACTGCTGTG CTAGGCCCCAATGTCTCCATTGGGAAAGGGGTAACAATTGGAGCTGGAGTGCGTGTGCGTGAATCCATCATTCTGCATGGGGCTTCTCTTCAG GACCACACCTGTGTACTGAACAGCATTGTGGGCTGGGACAGCACCATTGGACGATGGGCTCGTGTGGAGggcacccccagtgaccccaaCCCTAACGATCCCTATGCAAAGATAGATAGTGAGACACTTTTTCGAGATGGCCGCCTCACCCCTTCCATCACCATTCTGG GTTGCAATGTGACCATCCCTGCTGAAGTGGTCATTCTGAATTCCATTGTCCTTCCCCACAAAGAGCTCAGTCGCAGTTTCAAGAATCAAATCATTCTCTGA